The following are encoded together in the Triticum dicoccoides isolate Atlit2015 ecotype Zavitan chromosome 6B, WEW_v2.0, whole genome shotgun sequence genome:
- the LOC119324543 gene encoding B-box zinc finger protein 25-like, which translates to MKIQCDSCGVAAATVVCCADEAALCARCDVDIHAANKLASKHQRLPLDALGAKLPRCDICQEKAAFIFCVEDRALFCRDCDEPIHVPGTLSGNHQRYLATGIRVGLGPVSACAAGDHGASHDADHPAPPKLACEPQPPAQPAASAQQVPSPPQFLPQDWGVDELLQFSDYESSDKLHKDSALGFKELEWFTADMELFHDHAPKGGRATMEVPEFFASQAADDAAYYRPSRVAATAGLRQSKKARVEIPDDEDFFIVPDLG; encoded by the exons ATGAAGATCCAGTGCGACTCGTGCGGCGTCGCGGCGGCCACGGTGGTGTGCTGCGCGGACGAGGCGGCGCTGTGCGCGCGCTGCGACGTGGACATCCACGCCGCCAACAAGCTCGCCAGCAAGCACCAGAGGCTCCCGCTCGACGCGCTCGGCGCCAAGCTCCCGCGCTGCGACATCTGCCAGGAGAAGGCCGCCTTCATCTTCTGCGTCGAGGACAGGGCGCTCTTCTGCCGCGACTGCGACGAGCCCATCCACGTCCCCGGCACGCTCTCCGGGAACCACCAGCGCTACCTCGCCACCGGCATCCGCGTCGGCCTCGGCCCCGTCTCCGCCTGCGCCGCCGGGGACCACGGCGCCAGCCACGACGCCGACCACCCCGCCCCGCCCAAGCTCGCCTGCGAGCCCCAGCCGCCGGCCCAGCCCGCCGCCAGCGCGCAGCAGGTCCCCTCGCCGCCACAGTTCCTGCCGCAGGACTGGGGCGTCGACGAGCTCCTGCAGTTCTCGGACTACGAGTCCAGCGACAAG CTGCACAAGGACTCGGCTCTCGGCTTCAAGGAGCTGGAGTGGTTCACCGCGGACATGGAGCTCTTCCACGATCACGCGCCCAAGGGCGGCAGGGCGACCATGGAGGTGCCCGAGTTCTTCGCCTCGCAGGCGGCAGACGACGCTGCCTACTACAGGCCGAGCAgagtcgccgccaccgccggcttGCGCCAGAGCAAGAAGGCCCGCGTCGAGATCCCCGACGACGAGGACTTCTTCATCGTGCCTGATCTTGGCTAA